AGTACCTCCTCAGGGAATTGGAAATGCTCGTGAGGCTGGTCTTGGGGAGCCATCCAAGCCCGAATACCTTCGTTGAGCAGAATGTTTTTCGTATAGAACGTCTCGAATTCGGGGTCTTCCGCCGCGCGCAACTCTTGAGAAACGAAGTCATACGCGCGCAAGTTGAGTGCCAAGCCGACAACGCCCACCGCACTCATCCACAAACCTGTCACCGGCACAAACAACATGAAAAAGTGCAACCAGCGCTTGTTGGAAAACGCAATCCCGAAAATTTGCGACCAAAAGCGGTTGGCAGTGACCATGCTGTAGGTTTCTTCCGCTTGGGTGGGGTTGAACGCGCGGAACGTGTTAGCTTTGTCGCCGTCTTCAAACAGCGTGTTTTCTACCGTCGCACCGTGAATCGCGCACAGCAGCGCACCACCCAATACGCCAGCCACGCCCATCATGTGGAACGGGTTGAGCGTCCAGTTGTGGAATCCTTGGAAAAATAGCAAGAAGCGGAATATCGCTGCCACGCCAAAGCTGGGAGCAAAAAACCACCCCGATTGTCCCAACGGGTACATCAAGAACACGCTGACGAACACTGCGATCGGCGCGCTGAATGCTAATGCATTATACGGACGTACTCCCACTAGCCGCGCAATCTCGAACTGCCGCAGCATAAAGCCAATCAGTCCAAAGGCGCCGTGCAATGCTACGAATGTCCACAATCCGCCCATTTGGCACCAGCGCGTGAAGTCCCACTGCGCTTCTGGCCCCCACAAAAACAGCAATGAGTGTCCCATGCTGTTTGCCGGTGT
This window of the Chroococcidiopsis sp. TS-821 genome carries:
- the psbD gene encoding photosystem II D2 protein (photosystem q(a) protein); the encoded protein is MTIAVGQATSRGWFDVVDDWLKRDRFVFIGWSGLLLFPCAYMALGGWLTGTTFVTSWYTHGIASSYLEGCNFLTVAVSTPANSMGHSLLFLWGPEAQWDFTRWCQMGGLWTFVALHGAFGLIGFMLRQFEIARLVGVRPYNALAFSAPIAVFVSVFLMYPLGQSGWFFAPSFGVAAIFRFLLFFQGFHNWTLNPFHMMGVAGVLGGALLCAIHGATVENTLFEDGDKANTFRAFNPTQAEETYSMVTANRFWSQIFGIAFSNKRWLHFFMLFVPVTGLWMSAVGVVGLALNLRAYDFVSQELRAAEDPEFETFYTKNILLNEGIRAWMAPQDQPHEHFQFPEEVL